TATATCAATGAGCTCCTTTTTCCGTGCCTTAAATTGGGAGAGTTCCAGGTCATATACGGCAGCAAACAGATTGAAGGTCTCTTCAGCAGGGAGGTGGTACCACAGCTGGGAGCGTTGTCCGAAAACAGTACCAATCTTATAACTGAGTTGAGAGCGCGCCTTCCAGGGAGTAAGTCCATATACCTGGGCGTTCCCATCTGTTGGATGCAGAATTCCAGTGAGCATCTTGATCGTCGTAGACTTCCCGGCTCCGTTTGGTCCGATAAAGGCCACCCGTTCACCCGGTGCAACATCGAATGAGATACCCCTAACTGCCTCAATGGTGCTGTACTGAGGGGCGAGAATCCCCTTCAGGGAGATGAATCGACCCTCGGGACTCGTTTTTACCCGGTAGTGCTTTCGCAAATTATCTATAGAAATCGCATGGTGCATGAGCGCTTTAATCCCTTTCTCAACAAGAGTATATACGACTTCGAAGAGAAAGAGTTTCCTTTTTCTTGCCTCTGAAGGGAAAATAGGGACTATTCACTAGGGGTGATGGGTTCTCCCCGTCAGTCCACTTTGGCTGAAAGTAACTTAGTTGTGACTGGTACAATTTTTAGCTCGGCGACGCATACCTTTACAGCAGCAAAACCCACCAATTCCATTCGCTTGTTCTATCGGTTTTGCTGAATGGACTGCCTCATACTGATGGCACCCCCGACATCCATCCCAAAACCCTTGATCGGAGGTCAGTCCGGTTAGAGGCGCACTCTCATAGCCAAGTGATAGATTTACCTGGTAGACAGCTTCAGAGAGTGTAAGAGAGATAACATCAGCTTTTGGAAAGTGCTCGTCTCCTATTTCGAGAAGAACACTTTTGATCTGGCGTAAGAGACCCTGATTCCGGTGAGCTGGGTCGATCACAATCCCAGAGTGAGAAATGACATCTCCTCCCCAGGGAGCGAGATAGCCGAATCCGACTACCACTGACTCTTGTAATGCGATTGCCGCTAGACCCTTTGTCAATTTATCAGTGATGAGCTCTTGGCTTCGCTCTGCAATGCTATGAGTTTTAGCAGCCTCTCGAATAAGGCTGCCTATCCGTGTGGCATGCGACACATCTTCCGGAGCAGCACGTCGAACAAAATAATTGGATGCACTCATTATGGTATTCCCCCACGGAGACGAATATTCTACCGCTCTTAACGCGAGGCGGCAGGATACTCTGGATTGCTAGCGCATACTACTTAAAACCGTATTTTTGTAAGTTCGTCATCTCAGGCAAGAATGCTGCTGAGATGACTCTCACTCCCCCTAAGGAAGGGTAAAATGTAATTCACTACTTGAACTGAACGAGATATTTCCATTTTGTGGGAGCAGAAACGTTGCTACCGCTGCAGTCAGCCCACGCTCGTTCCAGTGCGGAATCGTTCCTCGAATGTACGGTATTGAAAATGATGCTTCGCCACGAGAATTTACACTGAGCTCTGGTGATGATACCGCATATTGAAATCGCATTGTCGTATTACAGCTTTGACCAAAGTTAGTGAAGAACGGGCTGCTCAGATATGGATTTACCCCATCGATGTAAAGAAATGACTTTGCATCAGGACTAGGATTAAGACCAGTAATTGTAAAATCAATACTGGTATCTGAATAGTCAACATGAATCTCTATCTGGGGATTTAGGTTTTGTTGAAAGTCAGCGCAAGCGGTTCTAGACAGTGCGAGGGAATCTCCTTCTGTGAAAAAAACGTCCATTTTTGGATATAGATCCTGTGAAGTAGAGACTAAGAGTGGAATACCATCCCTGATGATCCACTGTAAGTTCCCACCGATTCTGTACTCACGTTGTCGACCGCCACCAAAGCTTTCTCTGATAGTATTGGTTCCTCTATCGATGAGGTGTATCTCGCCCTCTTCGACGTTTACATTCGGATGGTAGTCATTATAAGGGCTGCTGATAGCGAGAGTTTCTCCATTGTATGCCATCGAAAAGCCAAATGTTTGATCTGGAGCTGGAATTGTATGAACAACGGTTACTGCTCCAGAAGATGCAATCTCAAGAATCTGTACACCACCTTGATACTGAGAGCCTGAACCACTGACAGCAAGAGCTACATGCTGCTTTCCGTTACTATAGAAGTCACCAAGATGCTCGATGCTACTAATCGTTCCATACGGATTAACATTTGGAAGGTTGTGACTATATTGATGGAGAATACCACAGGTCACGGGGTTAATGACCTGTGTTTGATGGACATGGGCACAAGCGCCTGTGGGACAACTTGGAGCCACTACTAATAGTTCGCGGACTCCGTCACCAGTGATATCTCCAATAGGAGTCATATGAGGCGCTGAGAGAAGTCCTCTTTTTGGAAATACGAATTGAGAACAGCTCTCAACAAGTTGTGGTTGTACGAAGGTAGTTGAGTCCCAGACAGAAAAAATCTTTACCCGTGCCATATTCGTCGAATTTGCAAGACGCTCTTCCGAGACTGCAAAGTATGCAATGCTATTCGATGAATTACTTAATTCGCCTAGTCCAATGATTTGTTCTCCAAGTTGGCTATATGGAGCTTCGCCCGAGAACGTTGACCCGACCGTTTGACCTGTCGTTAGGTTAACAAGTTGAAGAGTTCCTGCTCGATTTCCAATTGCCGTATTTGCATCGGGAGAGCCAGATAGATAAAGGGGATCTTGGCGTATACTTCCTATTTTCCCGATGGCACAGCCTGTGACTCCCGTGCCGGCTGGTAATGTGCCAACTGATACGAGTCTCCCCTCATCTCTATCAAGCTTTACGACTTGCCCCGCAGTGCTCGTATAATATTCGGGCTCTCCATTATCATACAGGTCAACCTCTATGAGCTCTGTGTTTCGATGTCCAATGCCATTGATCTTAAATGCGAGTGCTTCAGCCAAGACAAGTGAGGGAAAGAGAACCGAGCAAGAGACTACAGTGATGTTGAAAATATTCTTGAGCATGTGAACCTTCCAAAAAAAAGTTAGAGATGAATCCTATTCTCGACACTCCTCAGCCTTGTCGAGTAATTGTTCCATGGTTTTCAGAAAAGCTTCTTTCTCTGTTCCTTCAAGGAGGTTTGAGAAATCTAAGACAAGATCATCAAGGTCTCCATCGTAACCACCGTCACTTTCTATGGCATTCTCCAGGCCGTCCAAAGCTGCCTTTACATCATCACATGAGACGACCGCTCTTCCTTTTAGGATATCGCCGACTGATTTTCGTACATCTCTGGAAGTCTGCTTTGCAGCATTTTTCACTGCTCCGGTTACTCCCTGCTCTGCTCCCTTCTGTATAAGGTTAATCGCCTCATTCCCCAATTTTTCTGCTGCTGCAAAAATGCACCCAGATAATCCGAGAAAGATGGACAGAGTTACTAATAACTTGACGAGGTTAGCAGCAGCTTTTTTGTGGCTTGAATGCCGGACTATGTGTTTCATGGTAAGAATCCTTAAAAATGAACTAAAAAAACCAGAGTGAGTTAACAATTCGCTTCGCTCTCTCACCTGCCTCCTGTTATGGAAGCAGACAGAGCAAATATGCATAAAAAAAACATAAAATATAAAACCTTCATGTGCTCTCTGGACAGACCGTCTAAGATGTGATGCCTCAGCTCCTGCAATCAATTGATTTTACTAATGAAAAGAGGTGGTAGTTCGGAAGCTGCTGATGAAATCAGTACGCCTGTCTGCTTTTCAATTAACGCTCCTCCATGTAGTTTATGGGGCGTGGATGGAGCTGACGTGTTGCTATATCGGATAAGGAATACTTGGAGAAGGCATGGTTTGCTCGGAATCATCTACGGAGTCTGGCGTCGAGTTTGGCCCGACGGGCGCCCGAATCTCAGTCATACGAAGCAAGAAATATTAAATGCAGCTCAACGCGTTTCGAATATTGAAGCCGATTTCAAGTATAAGCCGCTAATCTCGATTCTCTGTCCTGTTTGTGACCCTCGCCTTGAAGATATACAAGCACTCGTCAGCTCAGTCTTTGCTCAACAGTATCCCCACTGGGAAGTCTGCTTTGCAGATGATGCCTCAGTCAACCACGAGGTCATTCAATATTTGAATGATATCAGTGCGGAGAATCCCGAAAGGGTGCGACTGACGACTCTATCGAGTCGTAGCCATATAGTTGCAGCTTCGAATGCCGCACTTGAAATGGCGTCAGGAGAGTATATTGCACTTTTAGACCACGACGATTTGCTTGCCCCTCACGCACTATCTTGCATAGTTGAGCGTCTTCAGGCGGAAGAGCATCCTGAGATTCTTTACTCTGATGAGGTGAAGATAGACGAGTCCGGAGAGGTTATCGAAGTCCACGAGAAGCCGAGTTGGTCTCCGATGTACTTTCGCTCATTCATGTATACTGGGCATCTGACTGTCTATGCCAAGACATTGATAGACAGCATAGGAGGGTTTCAGACAGGATTTGATGGAAGCCAGGATTATGAGCTTTTTTTAAGAGCTGCAAGAGTTGCTAACAACATAGCTCACATACCAGAGAAACTTTACTACTGGCGCAGTCACAGTGGCTCAGTAGCAGCATCGCTAGAGGCAAAGCCATACGCCTTTGAGGCTGCTCAAAGGGCTCTGAAAAAAAATATAGAGGAAGTAACACTTGAGTTCCCACTTCAAGTGGACTCTGGAGACTATCCCGGTATAACACGGTATGTCTCTAAACATCCGACTCCCGAGGTCATTTCCTTTGCAGCATCTTCATCACGTGAGGAAATTGCGCATTTTCTGAGGCAGTCGAGTGAGCAGTATGTGTGTCTCGTGCGAGATGACTGCCCGACCCCTAGCACATCATCGCTTAGAAAATTATTAACTCCCCTCGCCTTCCCAGACGTTTTTTGCACCCTCCCCATCATTACTGCGGGCTGGCGACCAAAAGTGCTAGCAGCGGGTTACTCGAGAACCGAACGGGGGATGAAGCCAAATCTCAGGAATCACTCAACGTTGATTGGCGCCCCTGGGCACCGACTCTACTGCTGCCATGAGGTTGAGATCGCTCCTTTTTATATTGTGTGTGGTAGGCGACACGAGATGATTATGGCGCTGGAGAAAACTGCGGAAAAGAATCACGATTTTGACATTTTCATCCCTGCTGGAATGAGCCCGATAGTTGTCCCAGAGACGCGTTTTAGAGCTCCGACGATGATACAAAAGGAGATACAAAGTATCGATACTTTCAATGGGCTAAGATTCTCGGTATTGTTCCCTTTCGATAGCGAGTGCATATCTGCCGAACAAATTGCATCCCAAAGTTTTGGGGAGAGATGAACCAAGTTTCAGTAGTAATACCAGTGTTTAATCACTTTGATGGCGTCCTCGAATGCCTGCACTCTGTGGTAACTCACACGGATAAGAACCTGTCTATAGTAGTAGTTGATGACAAGAGTTCCGACGGAAGCTTTAAGTGCTGGTTATCAAAACAGGATATAGACTTATCTGGGTGGCAATTTGAGATTTTAGAGAACGAAGCGAATCTTGGATTTACAAGGAGCGTAAATCGAGGGATGGCTCATGTTGCTCCCAATGACGTCATTATTTTAAATAGCGATACAGTAGTTACAAAGAGATGGGTAGAAAAGCTTACTCAAGCAGCATACTCCAGGACAAACGTAGCAACCGTTACTCCATTTACCAATAACGGAACGGTATGTTCCCTTCCGATATTTCTCAAAGACAATCCTCTACCGCCTAATCTTTCAATTGATACATTTGCAGAAGTTGTTGAAGCCTGTAGCGAGAGAGCCTATCCAACTCTTCCGACATGCGTGGGCTTTTGCACTTATATCACACGTTCCGCACTCAATGCTCTCGGTTCATTTGATGAAGAAGCCTTTCCGAGGGGATATGGAGAAGAGAATGATTTCTCTTGCAGAGCTCAGAAGGCTGGATATGTTGATCTTCTCGCAGATGATACTTTTGTGTTTCATGCGGGGGGAAAGTCTTTTGGGCCTGAGCGAAAGAAATTGATGGAAGCAGGAGAGGCAGTATTGCGCTCTCGATATCCGGCCTATTATCCCAATGTTGGAAAGTTTATAAGAGAAAATCCCCTTTCCGAGCTGCAGAATAGGATACACCGAGCGCTGCTTAAGCATTTTGAAAAAGAAGCAAAGCCCCGCATCCTGCATATCCTGCATAATGGGCCATATATAGCTCGAAGAGATCCTATAGGCGGCACAGAGCGGCACGTACAAGGAGTCATTGAGTCTCTTCAAGAATTCTCTCACTGGTCCCTTGTGAAGGATAAGAACCACTACATTTTAGAATCCTTCTCAGGAGGTTTTTCTATCCAGTTCTCGTATGATGCAGATGAGCCAGATGCTTTAGAAAAGATTCTCGATCCAAGCATCTTTAGTCTCGTTCATGTGCACCACACCCGGTGGTTTAATCAAAAGGAACTGGTGGAGACGCTAAAGGCCCGCATCCCGTATATAGTCTCCCTCCATGATTTCGCAACTATTTGTCCTCGCTTTCACCTCTTTACCATTGGTGGGGAGCACTGCTCAGGAGTTGAGTGCAAAAGTGCTTGTGGATATTCCGAGCATTACATGCGGGAATATCGTGTATACGGATTATCATTGCTCTCTCATTCGCTTAAAAATATCGCGTTCTCTCAAAATACAGTGGAGTACCTTGAGCGACTTTTGCCAGAGGTGCCGCCTATTGAAGTAGTTCAGCACGGTGTTCATCAAATTCAACCGATTAAGGCCAGAACCGATTCTCTCTCACCTCTATCTATCATTACGATTGCCCCTCATGGGAGACATAAGGGTGGTCAAATTTTTAAAGAGCTTTTTCGTGTTCAAACACTTCCATCAGGTAGAGATATTCATTGGAGTGTCCTGGGAGACTGGGAGCAGGTTGGATTCGAAAATTGTCTCGGCCCTTATACACCACAAAATGTCAGAGAAAAGTTAGAAGCTGCGAATTCCCAAGTAGGAATACTTCTATCGCTTTGTCCTGAGACATATAGCCTTGCCTGTGATGAGCTTTTATCTGCTGGGATACCCGTGATCGTAGGTCCCCTCGGTGCCCCTGCGGAACGCATCAAAAGTTGGGAAGCAGGCTGGGTCCTAGAAGACGTCTCGGTAACAGCGGTATTAAGAGAGCTAGAGAGAATCTCGGCGAACAGCAGGAGCTTATCTGAGTGTCAGGCTCGGGCTCGACAATGTCCAACCATACCATTTTCGATTGAAGCATCTCAGCTTGCTACTTGCTACCACCATTTCATCGCCTCCACTTCTACACAAGGCTCTCTTGAGTTGTTTTTGGAGAGCTTTCAGCAAGGTGAGATTGCTCAGCCAGCAGGAGTTCGGCTTTTGAGCCGTATCGTTAACATGATCATGAACTGTCTAGAGGCCATACGTTTGCGGGCTCCGATTCAGAGAGTGTTGGAATCAGTGCTCGGTCAAGGCGGAATTCGCTACCTGAAGAATCTTCGATAGTGTGAGGCTCACACTCGTAATTTCCGCTGTTGGCTCGCCGTTTTCTTGAAGTTTGAGCTACTTTTAGGGATAGTAAGTATGTGGGCAATGCAGTCCGAGCTGTAGAGGGCTGTTCGAGGCAATAATTCACAGGAGTTCTCATGAAGATTGGTGTTGTAGGTCTTGGTTATGTCGGGTTGCCAGTAGCACTCGCCTTTTCACGGAAGTTTGAAGGTACCATTGGCTTTGATATCAATTCAAAAAGAATTAGTAGTCTGAAAGCTGGCGTAGATGAAACAGGGGAAGCTTCACGTGAAGAGATAGCTGAAAGCCCCCTTGCCTACGCTGACTCTGTGGAAGCGATTCGAGACTGTAACTTTATCGTTGTTACCGTGCCGACGCCTGTTGATAGCAATAATAATCCGGATCTCACCCCATTACATTCTGCTTCAAGGAGTGTCGGTGGTATTCTAAAGA
Above is a genomic segment from bacterium containing:
- a CDS encoding N-acetyltransferase; this encodes MSASNYFVRRAAPEDVSHATRIGSLIREAAKTHSIAERSQELITDKLTKGLAAIALQESVVVGFGYLAPWGGDVISHSGIVIDPAHRNQGLLRQIKSVLLEIGDEHFPKADVISLTLSEAVYQVNLSLGYESAPLTGLTSDQGFWDGCRGCHQYEAVHSAKPIEQANGIGGFCCCKGMRRRAKNCTSHN
- a CDS encoding glycosyltransferase; translation: MKRGGSSEAADEISTPVCFSINAPPCSLWGVDGADVLLYRIRNTWRRHGLLGIIYGVWRRVWPDGRPNLSHTKQEILNAAQRVSNIEADFKYKPLISILCPVCDPRLEDIQALVSSVFAQQYPHWEVCFADDASVNHEVIQYLNDISAENPERVRLTTLSSRSHIVAASNAALEMASGEYIALLDHDDLLAPHALSCIVERLQAEEHPEILYSDEVKIDESGEVIEVHEKPSWSPMYFRSFMYTGHLTVYAKTLIDSIGGFQTGFDGSQDYELFLRAARVANNIAHIPEKLYYWRSHSGSVAASLEAKPYAFEAAQRALKKNIEEVTLEFPLQVDSGDYPGITRYVSKHPTPEVISFAASSSREEIAHFLRQSSEQYVCLVRDDCPTPSTSSLRKLLTPLAFPDVFCTLPIITAGWRPKVLAAGYSRTERGMKPNLRNHSTLIGAPGHRLYCCHEVEIAPFYIVCGRRHEMIMALEKTAEKNHDFDIFIPAGMSPIVVPETRFRAPTMIQKEIQSIDTFNGLRFSVLFPFDSECISAEQIASQSFGER
- a CDS encoding glycosyltransferase; this translates as MNQVSVVIPVFNHFDGVLECLHSVVTHTDKNLSIVVVDDKSSDGSFKCWLSKQDIDLSGWQFEILENEANLGFTRSVNRGMAHVAPNDVIILNSDTVVTKRWVEKLTQAAYSRTNVATVTPFTNNGTVCSLPIFLKDNPLPPNLSIDTFAEVVEACSERAYPTLPTCVGFCTYITRSALNALGSFDEEAFPRGYGEENDFSCRAQKAGYVDLLADDTFVFHAGGKSFGPERKKLMEAGEAVLRSRYPAYYPNVGKFIRENPLSELQNRIHRALLKHFEKEAKPRILHILHNGPYIARRDPIGGTERHVQGVIESLQEFSHWSLVKDKNHYILESFSGGFSIQFSYDADEPDALEKILDPSIFSLVHVHHTRWFNQKELVETLKARIPYIVSLHDFATICPRFHLFTIGGEHCSGVECKSACGYSEHYMREYRVYGLSLLSHSLKNIAFSQNTVEYLERLLPEVPPIEVVQHGVHQIQPIKARTDSLSPLSIITIAPHGRHKGGQIFKELFRVQTLPSGRDIHWSVLGDWEQVGFENCLGPYTPQNVREKLEAANSQVGILLSLCPETYSLACDELLSAGIPVIVGPLGAPAERIKSWEAGWVLEDVSVTAVLRELERISANSRSLSECQARARQCPTIPFSIEASQLATCYHHFIASTSTQGSLELFLESFQQGEIAQPAGVRLLSRIVNMIMNCLEAIRLRAPIQRVLESVLGQGGIRYLKNLR